The following are encoded together in the Lathyrus oleraceus cultivar Zhongwan6 chromosome 3, CAAS_Psat_ZW6_1.0, whole genome shotgun sequence genome:
- the LOC127127369 gene encoding protein SCAR2 isoform X4 — MPISRYHIRSAHSLADPELHHAADKDDSEALLEAVAMSGLVGFLRQLGDLAQFAAELFHDLHEEVMATAERGHSLISRVQQIEAEIPPLEKAFLSRTHHPSFFTNGGIDWCPNLRSEQNLVSRGDLPRFIMDSYEECRGPPRLFLLDKFDVAGAGACLKRYSDPSFFKAEPASSVSVTETVEAHRERKIRKVKQKKGEWRRDGETPGAVLSHSKLHQLFLEERIENACSDPARLVKLKKRQFDGSAVEAKSGRSYMEEILEMTSPDHQMACETSINPLPVKLMSNDTSETGIEILEINGISHMRRSIENGKTHSSNEQEFELNSCSEVGRKTNGYLVKEPGQISSGGTGEVSSKHLKVPDETELVHDDGQNKSLLVKTNGYPVKEPEQISSGGIGEVSSKHLKVPDETELVDDDGQNKSLLVKTNGYLVKEPEQISSGGIGEVSSKYLKVPDETELVDDDGQNKSLLVKTNGYLVKEPEQISSGGIGEVSSKYLKVPDETELVDDDGQNKREGSLDCYHSDDAASEVDDYMDALATIDSELEIDNECGPKKSSLNVQKLIDSNGEEEHQLQAPFSDSQSFGDSSLSEEMSSYEQDRSKENNEVQAQLPDSRSAGTPCASDDDNSSFRRDRTEEHTQLHAQLSDFQSIGNSSLETENMLSNQLPQTGELKKIYDEFVTRDDAHDLEGEISDSEPVSSGSCPVDSGCLLLSSDHGATALSDKTPHVPVERHLRLEDDEDTISLIKDNNLPVVYFDNISLNNLDVCNPHVHSHTTLQVSNDLNLAHEGECGDHSDIKVMQEESHNEHCSEISTFGDIGSRGENSICLPMELDLNLGTKMQPDDWDLQSDDDIKAMQLDSEDLFPVVETTVENSFAEELFSDFIHGNPQHEPDSVEVKILYPDQLSNVEEVPKIMFGSERNESTCSLDQVEEDDLIKHPPSPNYIPQDDDIVVNDMFPVKDLAVSAISSLDNAEIDASVVNCQASSSISSPSINPSNLLESFPASPYSNRMEMESNEIELTKISLDLNAEKRENQLEPFSDMTSPVSSLTNLEESPSTFDDSHWKNLEVSEEVARDSLTEFTSHLVVDQLKIASTDELLSLNRSDSSNSSICNNFQCSLHKEKDQDSSSLNDMKMVTQCSELDSQDSESTIVCKNDLQNSKGSFSPPSYNQLEPETHLEWTLKPRVVQHDVGFLLKNEEKCTSSKFEPHPMQISNQLEGERINCVASEFSAEVHLEESSDGSASKSSDQKISPSKHFTDPLKPLLPNLSPKATKINLEETPPMPPLPPMQWITSRVQNASLVSEREELGVSQVLFQPVQQVKPDYNSQFDLSTSERVALPYQNPFLPAVAVESNKSLRSSGLSAGISEHPVAIPLQLPVMVNDANGQHNYQVLERSQIHNPFLALPMLSYGWLPHGRVEASEGESILKSNPCPPIHLTECAVPGADTSNQQEKLSQFKSQLVEDTSIEAKKDSPGECVLNSSSWPPILPTECAVPGADTIFQQDKQTQSSGQIMEDTCFEAKKDSPGELHSVLPAECPVSGDDPLSSNEQHSDSPNALMEETVLEFTTDEEPSIHLEREQGDHIFSPKPPPPSIEIVQPNHSLLPSEGDVALSLDTSAQSSEFDDQIPNGKSKKLPPPQNHLFDVVAALDKSRLRKVTDRVRPPIAPKVDERDSLLEQIRTKSFNLRPAVVTRPNIQGPKTNLRVAAILEKANSIRQALAGSDEDDDAWSDC; from the exons ATGCCTATCTCCAGGTACCACATTCGTAGCGCGCACAGTTTGGCGGATCCGGAGCTGCACCATGCCGCCGATAAGGATGACTCCGAAGCTCTCCTTGAAGCCGTAGCCATGAGTGGACTCGTCGGCTTCTTGCGCCAGCTTGGCGACCTCGCTCA ATTTGCTGCTGAGCTGTTCCACGACTTGCATGAAGAAGTAATGGCTACGGCTGAAAGAGGCCACAGTCTTATCTCTCGTGTTCAACAGATTGAGGCTGAAATTCCTCCACTTGAGAAAGCATTTTTGTCACGAACTCATCATCCGTCTTTCTTCACAAATGGAG GGATTGACTGGTGTCCTAATCTTCGATCTGAACAGAATCTTGTTTCGCGCGGAGATTTACCTAGATTTATAATGGATTCATATGAAGAATGCCGTGGTCCACCTAGACTTTTCCTTCTAGACAA GTTTGATGTCGCTGGTGCTGGAGCATGTCTGAAGCGTTATTCTGATCCATCATTCTTTAAAGCAGAGCCTGCTTCATCTGTAAGTGTAACAGAAACAGTAGAAGCTCACAGGGAAAGGAAAATTCGTAAAGTCAAG CAAAAGAAAGGGGAATGGCGGAGGGATGGTGAGACCCCTGGAGCTGTACTATCACATTCAAA ACTACATCAGTTGTTTCTTGAGGAGCGTATTGAGAATGCGTGTAGTGATCCTGCTCGTCTTGTGAAACTGAAAAAAAGACAATTCGATGGATCTGCAGTTGAAGCAAAATCTGGGAGAAGCTACATGGAGGAAATTCTGGAAATGACCTCACCTGATCATCAAATGGCTTGTGAAACTTCAATCAATCCACTGCCTGTGAAATTGATGTCAAACGACACTAGTGAAACTGGGATTGAAATACTCGAAATCAATGGCATTTCACATATGAGAAGGTCTATTGAAAATGGAAAAACACATTCATCAAATGAGCAGGAATTTGAACTTAATTCATGCTCAGAAGTAGGCAGGAAAACAAATGGATATCTTGTGAAGGAGCCCGGACAAATCTCTTCTGGTGGGACAGGTGAAGTGTCTTCTAAGCATCTCAAGGTACCTGATGAAACAGAACTAGTGCATGATGATGGACAAAACAAATCTCTTCTGGTTAAGACAAATGGATATCCTGTGAAGGAGCCCGAACAAATCTCTTCTGGTGGGATAGGTGAAGTGTCTTCTAAGCATCTCAAG GTACCTGATGAAACAGAACTGGTGGATGATGATGGACAAAACAAATCTCTTCTAGTGAAGACAAATGGATATCTTGTGAAGGAGCCCGAACAAATCTCTTCTGGTGGGATAGGTGAAGTGTCTTCTAAGTATCTCAAGGTACCTGATGAAACAGAACTAGTGGATGATGATGGACAAAACAAATCTCTTCTAGTGAAGACAAATGGATATCTTGTGAAGGAGCCCGAACAAATCTCTTCTGGTGGGATAGGTGAAGTGTCTTCTAAGTATCTCAAGGTACCTGATGAAACAGAGCTAGTGGATGATGATGGACAAAACAAAAGAGAAGGCAGCCTAGACTGCTATCATTCTGATGACGCGGCTAGTGAGGTTGATGATTATATGGATGCATTAGCTACCATAGACTCCGAGTTGGAAATAGACAATGAGTGTGGACCTAAGAAAAGCTCCTTGAATGTTCAAAAGCTAATTGATTCAAATGGTGAAGAAGAACATCAGCTGCAAGCTCCGTTTTCAGATTCTCAATCATTTGGAGACTCATCATTGTCTGAGGAAATGAGTTCATATGAACAAGATAGAAGTAAAGAGAATAATGAAGTGCAAGCTCAGCTGCCAGACTCTCGGTCAGCAGGAACGCCTTGTGCATCAGATGATGATAATAGTTCATTCAGAAGAGATAGAACTGAAGAACATACCCAACTGCATGCTCAGTTATCAGATTTTCAATCTATTGGAAATTCCTCACTAGAAACTGAAAATATGCTTTCCAACCAGCTTCCACAAACTGGTGAATTGAAAAAAATTTATGATGAGTTTGTCACACGTGATGATGCACATGATCTTGAGGGAGAAATATCTGATTCTGAACCAGTCTCTTCTGGTTCATGTCCGGTGGATTCAGGGTGTTTATTATTGTCTTCGGATCATGGAGCTACAGCTCTATCAGATAAAACACCACATGTTCCTGTTGAAAGACATTTAAGACTAGAAGATGATGAAGACACCATCTCCCTAATAAAAGATAATAATCTCCCAGTTGTCTATTTTGACAACATTTCTTTGAACAACTTGGATGTCTGCAATCCTCATGTCCATTCCCATACTACGTTACAAGTTTCCAATGATTTAAATTTAGCCCATGAAGGCGAATGTGGTGATCATTCTGACATCAAAGTAATGCAGGAAGAATCTCATAATGAGCACTGTTCTGAAATATCAACTTTTGGAGACATTGGTTCACGAGGGGAGAATTCCATTTGTCTGCCCATGGAATTAGACCTTAATTTGGGCACTAAAATGCAGCCTGATGACTGGGACTTACAATCCGATGATGATATTAAAGCAATGCAACTTGACTCGGAAGATTTGTTTCCTGTTGTGGAGACTACCGTAGAGAATAGCTTTGCAGAGGAGCTATTCTCTGATTTTATACACGGAAATCCACAACATGAACCAGATTCGGTAGAAGTTAAAATTCTTTATCCTGATCAGCTATCAAATGTTGAAGAGGTACCAAAGATAATGTTTGGCAGTGAAAGAAATGAATCTACCTGCAGTTTGGATCAAGTTGAAGAAGATGATCTTATTAAACATCCACCTTCCCCTAATTACATACCGCAGGATGATGATATCGTGGTAAATGATATGTTCCCTGTAAAAGATTTGGCTGTATCTGCTATCTCTTCTCTTGATAATGCTGAAATTGATGCAAGTGTCGTTAATTGTCAAGCTTCAAGTTCTATTTCTTCCCCATCAATAAATCCTTCAAATTTGCTTGAATCTTTCCCAGCTTCTCCATATTCCAATAGGATGGAAATGGAATCCAATGAGATAGAGTTAACAAAAATTTCCTTAGACTTGAATGCAGAGAAAAGAGAAAATCAACTGGAACCATTTTCAGATATGACATCTCCAGTGAGTAGTCTTACAAATTTGGAAGAATCTCCTTCTACTTTTGATGATTCTCACTGGAAAAATTTGGAAGTCAGTGAGGAAGTTGCAAGAGATTCTTTGACAGAGTTTACGTCACATTTAGTAGTGGATCAACTGAAAATTGCTTCTACTGATGAACTGTTGAGCCTGAACAGATCAGACTCTTCTAACTCTAGTATATGTAATAATTTCCAATGTTCATTGCATAAGGAGAAAGACCAAGATAGTTCTTCTCTCAATGACATGAAAATGGTGACACAATGTTCGGAGCTAGACTCTCAGGATTCAGAATCTACAATTGTTTGCAAGAATGATCTACAGAACAGTAAAGGTAGTTTTTCACCACCTTCCTATAATCAATTGGAGCCTGAAACCCATTTAGAGTGGACCTTAAAACCACGAGTTGTGCAGCATGATGTGGGTTTTCTGctaaaaaatgaagaaaaatgcACCTCTTCAAAATTTGAACCTCATCCGATGCAGATATCAAATCAGTTGGAGGGAGAGAGAATAAATTGTGTTGCTTCTGAGTTTTCTGCTGAAGTCCATCTAGAGGAATCTTCAGATGGTTCCGCATCAAAGTCATCTGATCAGAAGATTAGCCCATCAAAACATTTCACGGATCCATTGAAACCTCTCCTTCCTAATCTTTCTCCCAAGGCAACCAAAATAAACCTCGAGGAAACGCCGCCTATGCCCCCTCTACCACCTATGCAGTGGATAACGAGCAGGGTTCAAAATGCTTCCCTAGTTTCAGAGAGAGAAGAATTAGGTGTAAGTCAAGTATTATTTCAACCAGTACAGCAAGTTAAACCTGATTATAACTCTCAATTTGACTTATCAACTTCTGAAAGAGTAGCCTTGCCATATCAGAATCCTTTTTTGCCTGCTGTGGCTGTGGAGAGTAATAAAAGCCTACGCTCTTCTGGGTTATCAGCAGGTATTTCAGAGCATCCTGTTGCTATTCCTTTGCAGCTTCCTGTGATGGTAAATGATGCAAATGGTCAGCATAATTACCAAGTTCTGGAGAGAAGTCAAATTCACAACCCTTTCTTAGCATTGCCAATGCTATCTTATGGTTGGCTGCCACATGGACGTGTCGAAGCTTCAGAGGGAGAAAGCATTTTGAAATCAAATCCATGCCCACCAATACATCTCACTGAATGTGCTGTTCCTGGGGCTGATACCAGCAACCAACAAGAAAAATTGTCTCAGTTCAAGAGTCAGTTAGTGGAAGATACTAGTATAGAAGCTAAAAAGGATAGTCCTGGAGAATGTGTATTGAATTCAAGTTCATGGCCACCAATACTGCCTACTGAATGTGCTGTTCCTGGGGCTGATACCATCTTTCAACAAGACAAACAGACCCAGTCTTCTGGTCAAATTATGGAAGATACATGTTTTGAGGCTAAAAAAGACAGTCCGGGAGAATTGCACTCAGTGCTACCTGCTGAATGTCCTGTATCTGGAGATGATCCCCTTTCTTCAAACGAACAACATTCTGATTCTCCAAATGCATTAATGGAGGAGACTGTTCTGGAATTTACAACCGATGAGGAACCATCAATTCATTTGGAAAGGGAACAAGGTGATCATATattctcacctaagccaccacCACCAAGTATAGAAATTGTGCAGCCCAATCACAGCCTGCTGCCCTCAGAGGGGGATGTGGCACTGTCTTTGGATACATCCGCCCAATCATCAGAATTTGATGATCAAATACCAAATGGAAAATCAAAGAAGCTTCCTCCACCTCAGAACCATTTATTTGATGTTGTTGCTGCTCTTGACAAAAGCAGG CTGAGAAAGGTTACTGATCGTGTTAGGCCCCCAATAGCACCAAAGGTAGATGAAAGAGACTCATTGTTAGAACAGATTAGAACAAAG TCCTTCAACTTGAGGCCTGCTGTGGTTACGCGACCCAACATTCAGGGTCCCAAAACGAACTTGAGGGTTGCTGCCATCTTGGAGAAAGCAAATTCTATTCGCCAG GCTTTGGCTGGAAGTGATGAAGACGATGATGCTTGGAGTGATTGTTGA
- the LOC127127369 gene encoding protein SCAR2 isoform X11 translates to MPISRYHIRSAHSLADPELHHAADKDDSEALLEAVAMSGLVGFLRQLGDLAQFAAELFHDLHEEVMATAERGHSLISRVQQIEAEIPPLEKAFLSRTHHPSFFTNGGIDWCPNLRSEQNLVSRGDLPRFIMDSYEECRGPPRLFLLDKFDVAGAGACLKRYSDPSFFKAEPASSVSVTETVEAHRERKIRKVKQKKGEWRRDGETPGAVLSHSKLHQLFLEERIENACSDPARLVKLKKRQFDGSAVEAKSGRSYMEEILEMTSPDHQMACETSINPLPVKLMSNDTSETGIEILEINGISHMRRSIENGKTHSSNEQEFELNSCSEVGRKTNGYLVKEPGQISSGGTGEVSSKHLKVPDETELVHDDGQNKSLLVKTNGYPVKEPEQISSGGIGEVSSKYLKVPDETELVDDDGQNKREGSLDCYHSDDAASEVDDYMDALATIDSELEIDNECGPKKSSLNVQKLIDSNGEEEHQLQAPFSDSQSFGDSSLSEEMSSYEQDRSKENNEVQAQLPDSRSAGTPCASDDDNSSFRRDRTEEHTQLHAQLSDFQSIGNSSLETENMLSNQLPQTGELKKIYDEFVTRDDAHDLEGEISDSEPVSSGSCPVDSGCLLLSSDHGATALSDKTPHVPVERHLRLEDDEDTISLIKDNNLPVVYFDNISLNNLDVCNPHVHSHTTLQVSNDLNLAHEGECGDHSDIKVMQEESHNEHCSEISTFGDIGSRGENSICLPMELDLNLGTKMQPDDWDLQSDDDIKAMQLDSEDLFPVVETTVENSFAEELFSDFIHGNPQHEPDSVEVKILYPDQLSNVEEVPKIMFGSERNESTCSLDQVEEDDLIKHPPSPNYIPQDDDIVVNDMFPVKDLAVSAISSLDNAEIDASVVNCQASSSISSPSINPSNLLESFPASPYSNRMEMESNEIELTKISLDLNAEKRENQLEPFSDMTSPVSSLTNLEESPSTFDDSHWKNLEVSEEVARDSLTEFTSHLVVDQLKIASTDELLSLNRSDSSNSSICNNFQCSLHKEKDQDSSSLNDMKMVTQCSELDSQDSESTIVCKNDLQNSKGSFSPPSYNQLEPETHLEWTLKPRVVQHDVGFLLKNEEKCTSSKFEPHPMQISNQLEGERINCVASEFSAEVHLEESSDGSASKSSDQKISPSKHFTDPLKPLLPNLSPKATKINLEETPPMPPLPPMQWITSRVQNASLVSEREELGVSQVLFQPVQQVKPDYNSQFDLSTSERVALPYQNPFLPAVAVESNKSLRSSGLSAGISEHPVAIPLQLPVMVNDANGQHNYQVLERSQIHNPFLALPMLSYGWLPHGRVEASEGESILKSNPCPPIHLTECAVPGADTSNQQEKLSQFKSQLVEDTSIEAKKDSPGECVLNSSSWPPILPTECAVPGADTIFQQDKQTQSSGQIMEDTCFEAKKDSPGELHSVLPAECPVSGDDPLSSNEQHSDSPNALMEETVLEFTTDEEPSIHLEREQGDHIFSPKPPPPSIEIVQPNHSLLPSEGDVALSLDTSAQSSEFDDQIPNGKSKKLPPPQNHLFDVVAALDKSRLRKVTDRVRPPIAPKVDERDSLLEQIRTKSFNLRPAVVTRPNIQGPKTNLRVAAILEKANSIRQALAGSDEDDDAWSDC, encoded by the exons ATGCCTATCTCCAGGTACCACATTCGTAGCGCGCACAGTTTGGCGGATCCGGAGCTGCACCATGCCGCCGATAAGGATGACTCCGAAGCTCTCCTTGAAGCCGTAGCCATGAGTGGACTCGTCGGCTTCTTGCGCCAGCTTGGCGACCTCGCTCA ATTTGCTGCTGAGCTGTTCCACGACTTGCATGAAGAAGTAATGGCTACGGCTGAAAGAGGCCACAGTCTTATCTCTCGTGTTCAACAGATTGAGGCTGAAATTCCTCCACTTGAGAAAGCATTTTTGTCACGAACTCATCATCCGTCTTTCTTCACAAATGGAG GGATTGACTGGTGTCCTAATCTTCGATCTGAACAGAATCTTGTTTCGCGCGGAGATTTACCTAGATTTATAATGGATTCATATGAAGAATGCCGTGGTCCACCTAGACTTTTCCTTCTAGACAA GTTTGATGTCGCTGGTGCTGGAGCATGTCTGAAGCGTTATTCTGATCCATCATTCTTTAAAGCAGAGCCTGCTTCATCTGTAAGTGTAACAGAAACAGTAGAAGCTCACAGGGAAAGGAAAATTCGTAAAGTCAAG CAAAAGAAAGGGGAATGGCGGAGGGATGGTGAGACCCCTGGAGCTGTACTATCACATTCAAA ACTACATCAGTTGTTTCTTGAGGAGCGTATTGAGAATGCGTGTAGTGATCCTGCTCGTCTTGTGAAACTGAAAAAAAGACAATTCGATGGATCTGCAGTTGAAGCAAAATCTGGGAGAAGCTACATGGAGGAAATTCTGGAAATGACCTCACCTGATCATCAAATGGCTTGTGAAACTTCAATCAATCCACTGCCTGTGAAATTGATGTCAAACGACACTAGTGAAACTGGGATTGAAATACTCGAAATCAATGGCATTTCACATATGAGAAGGTCTATTGAAAATGGAAAAACACATTCATCAAATGAGCAGGAATTTGAACTTAATTCATGCTCAGAAGTAGGCAGGAAAACAAATGGATATCTTGTGAAGGAGCCCGGACAAATCTCTTCTGGTGGGACAGGTGAAGTGTCTTCTAAGCATCTCAAGGTACCTGATGAAACAGAACTAGTGCATGATGATGGACAAAACAAATCTCTTCTGGTTAAGACAAATGGATATCCTGTGAAGGAGCCCGAACAAATCTCTTCTGGTGGGATAG GTGAAGTGTCTTCTAAGTATCTCAAGGTACCTGATGAAACAGAGCTAGTGGATGATGATGGACAAAACAAAAGAGAAGGCAGCCTAGACTGCTATCATTCTGATGACGCGGCTAGTGAGGTTGATGATTATATGGATGCATTAGCTACCATAGACTCCGAGTTGGAAATAGACAATGAGTGTGGACCTAAGAAAAGCTCCTTGAATGTTCAAAAGCTAATTGATTCAAATGGTGAAGAAGAACATCAGCTGCAAGCTCCGTTTTCAGATTCTCAATCATTTGGAGACTCATCATTGTCTGAGGAAATGAGTTCATATGAACAAGATAGAAGTAAAGAGAATAATGAAGTGCAAGCTCAGCTGCCAGACTCTCGGTCAGCAGGAACGCCTTGTGCATCAGATGATGATAATAGTTCATTCAGAAGAGATAGAACTGAAGAACATACCCAACTGCATGCTCAGTTATCAGATTTTCAATCTATTGGAAATTCCTCACTAGAAACTGAAAATATGCTTTCCAACCAGCTTCCACAAACTGGTGAATTGAAAAAAATTTATGATGAGTTTGTCACACGTGATGATGCACATGATCTTGAGGGAGAAATATCTGATTCTGAACCAGTCTCTTCTGGTTCATGTCCGGTGGATTCAGGGTGTTTATTATTGTCTTCGGATCATGGAGCTACAGCTCTATCAGATAAAACACCACATGTTCCTGTTGAAAGACATTTAAGACTAGAAGATGATGAAGACACCATCTCCCTAATAAAAGATAATAATCTCCCAGTTGTCTATTTTGACAACATTTCTTTGAACAACTTGGATGTCTGCAATCCTCATGTCCATTCCCATACTACGTTACAAGTTTCCAATGATTTAAATTTAGCCCATGAAGGCGAATGTGGTGATCATTCTGACATCAAAGTAATGCAGGAAGAATCTCATAATGAGCACTGTTCTGAAATATCAACTTTTGGAGACATTGGTTCACGAGGGGAGAATTCCATTTGTCTGCCCATGGAATTAGACCTTAATTTGGGCACTAAAATGCAGCCTGATGACTGGGACTTACAATCCGATGATGATATTAAAGCAATGCAACTTGACTCGGAAGATTTGTTTCCTGTTGTGGAGACTACCGTAGAGAATAGCTTTGCAGAGGAGCTATTCTCTGATTTTATACACGGAAATCCACAACATGAACCAGATTCGGTAGAAGTTAAAATTCTTTATCCTGATCAGCTATCAAATGTTGAAGAGGTACCAAAGATAATGTTTGGCAGTGAAAGAAATGAATCTACCTGCAGTTTGGATCAAGTTGAAGAAGATGATCTTATTAAACATCCACCTTCCCCTAATTACATACCGCAGGATGATGATATCGTGGTAAATGATATGTTCCCTGTAAAAGATTTGGCTGTATCTGCTATCTCTTCTCTTGATAATGCTGAAATTGATGCAAGTGTCGTTAATTGTCAAGCTTCAAGTTCTATTTCTTCCCCATCAATAAATCCTTCAAATTTGCTTGAATCTTTCCCAGCTTCTCCATATTCCAATAGGATGGAAATGGAATCCAATGAGATAGAGTTAACAAAAATTTCCTTAGACTTGAATGCAGAGAAAAGAGAAAATCAACTGGAACCATTTTCAGATATGACATCTCCAGTGAGTAGTCTTACAAATTTGGAAGAATCTCCTTCTACTTTTGATGATTCTCACTGGAAAAATTTGGAAGTCAGTGAGGAAGTTGCAAGAGATTCTTTGACAGAGTTTACGTCACATTTAGTAGTGGATCAACTGAAAATTGCTTCTACTGATGAACTGTTGAGCCTGAACAGATCAGACTCTTCTAACTCTAGTATATGTAATAATTTCCAATGTTCATTGCATAAGGAGAAAGACCAAGATAGTTCTTCTCTCAATGACATGAAAATGGTGACACAATGTTCGGAGCTAGACTCTCAGGATTCAGAATCTACAATTGTTTGCAAGAATGATCTACAGAACAGTAAAGGTAGTTTTTCACCACCTTCCTATAATCAATTGGAGCCTGAAACCCATTTAGAGTGGACCTTAAAACCACGAGTTGTGCAGCATGATGTGGGTTTTCTGctaaaaaatgaagaaaaatgcACCTCTTCAAAATTTGAACCTCATCCGATGCAGATATCAAATCAGTTGGAGGGAGAGAGAATAAATTGTGTTGCTTCTGAGTTTTCTGCTGAAGTCCATCTAGAGGAATCTTCAGATGGTTCCGCATCAAAGTCATCTGATCAGAAGATTAGCCCATCAAAACATTTCACGGATCCATTGAAACCTCTCCTTCCTAATCTTTCTCCCAAGGCAACCAAAATAAACCTCGAGGAAACGCCGCCTATGCCCCCTCTACCACCTATGCAGTGGATAACGAGCAGGGTTCAAAATGCTTCCCTAGTTTCAGAGAGAGAAGAATTAGGTGTAAGTCAAGTATTATTTCAACCAGTACAGCAAGTTAAACCTGATTATAACTCTCAATTTGACTTATCAACTTCTGAAAGAGTAGCCTTGCCATATCAGAATCCTTTTTTGCCTGCTGTGGCTGTGGAGAGTAATAAAAGCCTACGCTCTTCTGGGTTATCAGCAGGTATTTCAGAGCATCCTGTTGCTATTCCTTTGCAGCTTCCTGTGATGGTAAATGATGCAAATGGTCAGCATAATTACCAAGTTCTGGAGAGAAGTCAAATTCACAACCCTTTCTTAGCATTGCCAATGCTATCTTATGGTTGGCTGCCACATGGACGTGTCGAAGCTTCAGAGGGAGAAAGCATTTTGAAATCAAATCCATGCCCACCAATACATCTCACTGAATGTGCTGTTCCTGGGGCTGATACCAGCAACCAACAAGAAAAATTGTCTCAGTTCAAGAGTCAGTTAGTGGAAGATACTAGTATAGAAGCTAAAAAGGATAGTCCTGGAGAATGTGTATTGAATTCAAGTTCATGGCCACCAATACTGCCTACTGAATGTGCTGTTCCTGGGGCTGATACCATCTTTCAACAAGACAAACAGACCCAGTCTTCTGGTCAAATTATGGAAGATACATGTTTTGAGGCTAAAAAAGACAGTCCGGGAGAATTGCACTCAGTGCTACCTGCTGAATGTCCTGTATCTGGAGATGATCCCCTTTCTTCAAACGAACAACATTCTGATTCTCCAAATGCATTAATGGAGGAGACTGTTCTGGAATTTACAACCGATGAGGAACCATCAATTCATTTGGAAAGGGAACAAGGTGATCATATattctcacctaagccaccacCACCAAGTATAGAAATTGTGCAGCCCAATCACAGCCTGCTGCCCTCAGAGGGGGATGTGGCACTGTCTTTGGATACATCCGCCCAATCATCAGAATTTGATGATCAAATACCAAATGGAAAATCAAAGAAGCTTCCTCCACCTCAGAACCATTTATTTGATGTTGTTGCTGCTCTTGACAAAAGCAGG CTGAGAAAGGTTACTGATCGTGTTAGGCCCCCAATAGCACCAAAGGTAGATGAAAGAGACTCATTGTTAGAACAGATTAGAACAAAG TCCTTCAACTTGAGGCCTGCTGTGGTTACGCGACCCAACATTCAGGGTCCCAAAACGAACTTGAGGGTTGCTGCCATCTTGGAGAAAGCAAATTCTATTCGCCAG GCTTTGGCTGGAAGTGATGAAGACGATGATGCTTGGAGTGATTGTTGA